Proteins co-encoded in one Amia ocellicauda isolate fAmiCal2 chromosome 11, fAmiCal2.hap1, whole genome shotgun sequence genomic window:
- the sra1 gene encoding steroid receptor RNA activator 1, which translates to MADLYIKPGNQERGWNDPPQFSYSLQTQAQGGSKRNILNKRVPPPQLDGSQVPGPGGTPAPVTSPAPPMNPLAPPPCGSATPIRPCSAADSASSAATPGPEAEPEPDIDDVIVVLHWALTACRCTVKKQVCDDVGRRLKIFEEMWRNGKLSLPVKRRMYLLGKEMKILKWDKADEIHRSLIVDHVNEVSQWMVGVKRLIAETRELPPELLNTESQDQRSE; encoded by the exons ATGGCGGATCTGTACATTAAACCAG GCAACCAGGAAAGGGGATGGAATGATCCTCCCCAGTTTTCCTACAGTTTGCAGACACAAGCTCAGGGGGGAAGCAAACGGAATATCTTAAATAAAAGGGTGCCCCCGCCTCAGCTGGATGGCTCTCAAG TTCCTGGCCCTGGTGGAACTCCAGCCCCAGTTACGTCACCTGCCCCGCCCATGAACCCACTGGCCCCGCCCCCATGTGGGTCGGCCACGCCAATTCGCCCTTGTTCTGCCGCAGACAGCGCAAGTTCTGCCGCCACCCCGGGGCCAGAGGCTGAACCTGAACCTGACATAGATGATGTCATCGTTGTCCTACACTGGGCTTTGACAGCCTGCAGGTGTACAGTCAAG AAGCAGGTCTGCGACGATGTTGGTAGGCGGTTGAAGATTTTTGAGGAGATGTGGCGAAATGGAAAGCTCTCCCTTCCTGTAAAGAGAAGAATGTACCTTCTTGGTAAAG AAATGAAAATACTGAAGTGGGATAAGGCTGATGAAATTCACCGCTCTCTAATAGTGGACCATGTTAATGAAGTTAGCCAGTGGATGGTGGGAGTCAAACGGTTAATCGCTGAAACCAGGGAACTGCCCCCAGAGCTTCTCAACACCGAGTCCCAAGATCAAAGATCTGAGTGA